One part of the Fusobacterium pseudoperiodonticum genome encodes these proteins:
- a CDS encoding type II toxin-antitoxin system HicA family toxin, producing the protein MPMTSTEMIKLLLKNGFKQIPGGKGSHKKFFQESTGKFTVVPDHKQELGKGLEYKILKQAGLK; encoded by the coding sequence ATGCCGATGACGTCAACGGAAATGATTAAATTACTTTTAAAGAATGGTTTCAAACAAATACCAGGAGGTAAGGGATCACACAAGAAATTTTTTCAGGAAAGTACTGGCAAGTTCACTGTTGTTCCAGATCACAAACAAGAACTTGGGAAGGGTTTGGAATATAAAATTTTAAAACAAGCAGGGCTAAAATAA
- a CDS encoding type II toxin-antitoxin system HicB family antitoxin, whose translation MLIYPAIFHKAVEGGYVVVFPDFDDGATEGQTLEQAMEMAEDYIGTYLYDDFIKGKDLPKASNINEISIEIPEDEKEFYIEGESFKTLVSLDMMKYVNECKSATVRKNVTIPSWLNEMGKNHNLNFSNLLQEAIKKELDIE comes from the coding sequence ATGTTAATATACCCAGCAATATTTCATAAGGCAGTTGAGGGAGGCTATGTAGTTGTATTCCCAGATTTCGATGATGGGGCAACAGAAGGTCAAACATTAGAACAAGCTATGGAGATGGCAGAAGACTATATAGGAACTTATTTATACGATGACTTTATAAAAGGAAAAGACTTACCTAAGGCAAGTAATATAAATGAGATATCAATAGAAATTCCAGAAGATGAAAAGGAATTTTATATTGAAGGGGAAAGTTTTAAAACATTGGTTAGCTTAGATATGATGAAATATGTCAATGAATGTAAAAGTGCTACTGTTAGAAAGAATGTAACTATTCCTAGTTGGCTGAATGAAATGGGAAAAAATCATAATCTCAATTTTTCTAACTTACTACAAGAAGCTATAAAAAAAGAATTAGATATTGAATAG
- a CDS encoding thioredoxin family protein, whose translation MEKIKTYDELLEKIKNEEKFLLYIKSEGCSVCEADFPKVKEITDKNNYLSYYIQADEMAEAVGQLNLYTAPVVILFYNGKEIHRQARFIDFLELDYRIKQTL comes from the coding sequence ATGGAAAAAATTAAAACTTATGATGAATTATTAGAAAAAATTAAAAATGAAGAGAAATTTTTATTATATATAAAAAGTGAAGGTTGTTCAGTTTGTGAGGCAGATTTTCCAAAGGTTAAAGAAATAACAGATAAAAATAATTATCTTTCTTACTATATCCAAGCTGATGAAATGGCTGAGGCAGTAGGACAATTGAATCTATACACAGCACCTGTTGTTATCTTATTTTACAATGGAAAAGAAATCCATAGACAAGCTAGATTTATTGATTTTTTGGAATTAGATTATAGAATAAAACAAACTTTATAG